Proteins from one Streptomyces sp. NBC_00289 genomic window:
- the hrcA gene encoding heat-inducible transcriptional repressor HrcA, which yields MLSERRLKVLRAIVQDYVGTEEPVGSKALTERHSLGVSPATVRNDMAALEDEGYIAQPHTSAGRIPTDKGYRLFVDKLAGVKPMTAPERRAIQNFLDGAVDLDDVVARTVRLLAQLTRQVAVVQYPSLTRSTVRHVELLALAPARLMLVLITDTGRVEQRMVDAPAPFGEASLADLRARLNSRVAGRRFSDVPRLVEDLPEGFDAEDRGTVTTVLSTLLETLVEENEERLIIGGTANLTRFGHDFPLTIRPVLEALEEQVVLLKLLGEAGDSGMTVRIGHENAYEGLNSTSVVSVGYGSGGEAVAKLGVVGPTRMDYPGTMGAVRAVARYVGQILAES from the coding sequence GTGCTGAGTGAACGCAGGCTCAAGGTGTTGCGCGCCATCGTCCAGGACTACGTGGGCACCGAGGAGCCGGTCGGCTCGAAGGCGCTCACCGAGCGACACAGTCTCGGCGTGTCCCCGGCCACCGTCCGCAACGACATGGCCGCCCTCGAGGACGAGGGGTACATCGCCCAGCCGCACACCAGCGCCGGGCGCATCCCCACCGACAAGGGCTACCGGCTGTTCGTCGACAAGCTCGCGGGGGTCAAGCCCATGACCGCGCCCGAGCGGCGCGCCATCCAGAACTTCCTCGACGGCGCGGTCGACCTCGACGACGTCGTGGCGCGCACCGTGCGGCTGCTCGCCCAGCTCACCCGGCAGGTCGCCGTCGTGCAGTACCCGTCGCTGACCCGCTCGACCGTGCGGCACGTCGAACTGCTCGCGCTCGCCCCCGCCCGGCTGATGCTCGTGCTGATCACGGACACGGGCCGGGTCGAGCAGCGGATGGTGGACGCCCCGGCGCCCTTCGGGGAGGCCTCGCTCGCGGATCTGCGGGCGCGGCTCAACAGCCGGGTGGCGGGCCGCCGCTTCAGTGACGTCCCGCGGCTCGTGGAGGACCTCCCGGAGGGCTTCGACGCCGAGGACCGCGGTACGGTCACGACGGTGCTCTCCACCCTCCTGGAGACGCTCGTCGAGGAGAACGAGGAGCGGCTGATCATCGGCGGGACCGCCAATCTGACCCGCTTCGGACATGACTTCCCCCTCACCATCCGGCCCGTCCTGGAGGCGCTGGAGGAGCAGGTCGTGCTTCTCAAGTTGCTTGGCGAGGCGGGGGATTCGGGCATGACCGTACGCATCGGTCACGAGAACGCCTATGAGGGACTCAACTCCACTTCTGTGGTGTCGGTCGGTTACGGTTCGGGCGGCGAGGCAGTAGCCAAGCTCGGCGTGGTCGGACCGACCCGCATGGATTACCCGGGAACGATGGGAGCGGTACGCGCAGTGGCACGGTACGTCGGACAGATCCTGGCGGAGTCGTAG
- a CDS encoding 16S rRNA (uracil(1498)-N(3))-methyltransferase, whose protein sequence is MTAPVFVVEHLRAGDGGEYVLDGPEGRHAVSVKRLRPGETVVLTDGAGRWAEGEVTAAEGKDRLVLHLTGVSEEPPREPRITVVQALPKGDRGELAVETMTETGVDAIVPWAAARCVTQWRGERGLKALAKWRATAREAGKQSRRVRFPEVADASTSKQVAALLAKADFAAVLHEDREYGSEPLATAALPAEGEIVLVVGPEGGVSPEELALFEEAGAKAYRLGPTVLRTSTAGTAATALLLGRTGRWS, encoded by the coding sequence ATGACGGCCCCGGTGTTCGTGGTCGAGCACCTCCGCGCGGGCGACGGCGGAGAGTACGTCCTCGACGGCCCCGAGGGCCGGCACGCCGTCTCGGTGAAGCGGCTGCGGCCCGGGGAGACGGTCGTCCTCACGGACGGCGCCGGACGGTGGGCCGAGGGCGAGGTGACGGCCGCCGAGGGCAAGGACCGGCTGGTGCTGCACCTGACCGGTGTGTCCGAGGAACCGCCGCGGGAGCCCCGGATCACCGTCGTCCAGGCCCTCCCCAAGGGGGACCGGGGCGAGCTGGCCGTGGAGACGATGACCGAGACCGGCGTCGACGCGATCGTGCCGTGGGCCGCCGCCCGCTGCGTCACGCAGTGGAGGGGCGAGCGCGGCCTGAAGGCCCTCGCCAAGTGGCGCGCCACCGCCCGCGAGGCCGGCAAGCAGTCCCGCCGGGTCCGCTTCCCCGAGGTCGCGGACGCGTCGACGAGCAAGCAGGTTGCGGCACTTCTCGCCAAAGCCGACTTCGCCGCCGTACTGCACGAGGACCGGGAGTACGGCAGCGAACCGCTCGCGACGGCCGCACTTCCCGCCGAGGGTGAGATCGTGCTGGTCGTCGGGCCCGAGGGCGGTGTCTCGCCCGAGGAGCTGGCGCTGTTCGAGGAGGCCGGCGCGAAGGCGTACCGGCTGGGTCCCACCGTGCTGCGCACCTCGACCGCCGGAACGGCGGCGACCGCCCTGCTGCTCGGCCGTACCGGCCGCTGGTCCTGA
- a CDS encoding DUF3097 domain-containing protein, whose translation MLPPVSRHHPSDEGPSGPRRRLYSPDLTPPWKKPKPAPEVPAEPGLVVEEPGTGFCGAVVRCEAGTVTLEDRFGKHRVFPMEPRGFLLEGRVVTLVRPTGQAPVRPSRTASGSVAVPGARARVARAGRIYVEGRHDAELVERVWGDDLRIEGVVVEYLEGVDDLPAVVADFAPGPDARLGVLVDHLVPGSKESRIAASVTSDHALVVGHPYIDVWEAVKPSALGITAWPRVPRGQDWKTGVCRALGWPENTGAAWQHILSRVHSYRDLEPELLGRVEELIDFVTAPHS comes from the coding sequence ATGCTCCCACCCGTCTCCCGCCACCACCCCTCCGACGAGGGTCCTTCGGGCCCGCGGCGCCGTCTGTACTCTCCGGACCTGACCCCGCCGTGGAAGAAGCCCAAGCCCGCGCCCGAGGTGCCGGCGGAACCGGGTCTCGTGGTGGAGGAGCCGGGGACCGGCTTCTGCGGCGCGGTGGTCCGCTGCGAGGCCGGCACGGTCACCCTGGAGGACCGTTTCGGAAAGCACCGGGTGTTCCCGATGGAGCCGCGCGGCTTCCTCCTGGAGGGCCGCGTGGTGACGCTCGTACGCCCCACCGGACAGGCTCCGGTACGGCCCTCCCGCACCGCCTCCGGTTCGGTCGCCGTCCCCGGCGCACGCGCGCGCGTGGCCCGCGCCGGGCGCATCTACGTCGAGGGCCGGCACGACGCCGAACTGGTCGAGCGGGTGTGGGGCGACGACCTGCGCATCGAGGGCGTGGTGGTCGAGTACCTGGAGGGCGTCGACGACCTGCCCGCCGTCGTGGCCGACTTCGCGCCGGGCCCGGACGCCCGCCTGGGCGTCCTGGTGGACCACCTGGTGCCGGGCAGCAAGGAGTCACGTATCGCCGCGTCGGTGACCAGCGACCACGCGCTGGTCGTCGGCCACCCGTACATCGACGTCTGGGAGGCGGTGAAGCCGTCGGCGCTGGGCATCACGGCGTGGCCCCGTGTCCCGCGTGGTCAGGACTGGAAGACGGGCGTGTGCCGGGCACTGGGCTGGCCCGAGAACACGGGTGCGGCCTGGCAGCACATCCTGTCCCGGGTCCACTCGTACCGGGACCTGGAGCCGGAACTGCTGGGCCGGGTCGAGGAACTGATCGACTTCGTGACCGCGCCGCATTCCTAG
- a CDS encoding VOC family protein — translation MELAQVRLLVTDFPACYRFYAEVLGLRPQSGATAGPYEKFSPAAGSAGIALQDRAMMAEVLGELGDEASGHRSLVVLRVDDLDTYCADLATRGATLLRGPVLMTDRLRVAHLKDPEGNLVELQEWLLLLG, via the coding sequence GTGGAACTCGCACAGGTACGCCTGCTCGTCACCGACTTCCCGGCCTGTTACCGCTTCTACGCCGAAGTCCTCGGCCTCAGACCGCAGTCGGGGGCGACGGCCGGGCCGTACGAGAAGTTCAGCCCGGCGGCCGGTTCGGCGGGCATCGCCCTCCAGGACCGGGCGATGATGGCCGAGGTGCTGGGCGAACTGGGCGACGAGGCGAGCGGCCACCGCTCCCTGGTCGTGCTGCGCGTGGACGACCTGGACACCTACTGCGCCGACCTCGCGACCCGCGGCGCGACCCTGCTGCGCGGCCCGGTCCTCATGACGGACCGTCTGCGGGTGGCCCATCTCAAGGACCCGGAGGGCAACCTCGTGGAACTCCAGGAGTGGTTGCTGCTGCTCGGCTGA
- the hemW gene encoding radical SAM family heme chaperone HemW produces MPSALPDGEPVPDDGALPATALAGSADRPLGFYLHVPYCATRCGYCDFNTYTATELRGTGGVLASRDNYADTVIDEIRLARKILGDDPRPVRTVFVGGGTPTLLAAGDLVRMLRSIREEFGLAEDAEVTTEANPESVDPSYLAALRNGGFNRISFGMQSAKQHVLDILDRTHTPGRPEACVAEARAAGFEHVNLDLIYGTPGESDDDWRASLEAALGAGPDHVSAYALIVEEGTGLARRIRRGEVPMTDDDVHADRYLIAEELLSAAGYDWYEVSNWATSDAGRCLHNELYWRGADWWGAGPGAHSHVGGVRWWNVKHPGAYAAALASGRSPGAGREVLSAEDRRVERILLELRLREGVPLSLLHERGLAAAGRALSDGLLQRRPYDEGAAVLTLRGRLLADAVVRDLVD; encoded by the coding sequence ATGCCTTCCGCACTCCCCGACGGTGAGCCCGTCCCCGACGACGGCGCGCTGCCCGCGACCGCGCTCGCCGGGTCCGCCGACCGCCCCCTCGGGTTCTATCTGCACGTCCCCTACTGCGCGACCCGCTGCGGCTACTGCGACTTCAACACCTACACGGCGACGGAGCTGCGCGGCACGGGCGGGGTCCTCGCCTCCCGCGACAACTACGCGGACACCGTGATCGACGAGATCCGCCTGGCCCGCAAGATCCTCGGTGACGACCCGCGCCCGGTCCGTACGGTCTTCGTCGGCGGCGGTACGCCCACCCTGCTGGCCGCCGGCGACCTCGTACGGATGCTGCGGTCGATCCGCGAGGAGTTCGGGCTGGCCGAGGACGCGGAGGTGACGACGGAGGCGAACCCGGAGTCGGTCGACCCGTCGTATCTCGCGGCCCTGCGGAACGGCGGCTTCAACCGGATCTCCTTCGGCATGCAGAGCGCGAAGCAGCACGTGCTGGACATCCTGGACCGCACGCACACGCCGGGGCGCCCCGAGGCGTGCGTGGCGGAGGCCCGTGCGGCGGGCTTCGAGCACGTGAACCTCGACCTGATCTACGGCACCCCCGGCGAGTCCGACGACGACTGGCGGGCCTCGCTGGAGGCGGCGCTCGGCGCCGGGCCCGACCACGTCTCGGCGTACGCCCTGATCGTCGAGGAGGGCACCGGGCTCGCCCGCCGTATCCGCCGGGGCGAGGTCCCCATGACGGACGACGACGTCCACGCCGACCGCTACCTGATCGCCGAGGAACTGCTGTCGGCGGCCGGCTACGACTGGTACGAGGTGTCGAACTGGGCGACCTCGGACGCGGGCCGCTGCCTGCACAACGAGCTCTACTGGCGCGGCGCCGACTGGTGGGGCGCGGGTCCCGGCGCCCACAGCCACGTGGGCGGGGTGCGCTGGTGGAACGTGAAGCATCCGGGGGCGTACGCGGCCGCGCTGGCGTCGGGGCGCTCACCCGGCGCCGGGCGCGAGGTCCTCTCCGCGGAGGACCGGCGCGTGGAGCGGATCCTGCTGGAGCTGCGGCTGCGGGAGGGCGTTCCGCTGTCGCTCCTGCACGAGCGGGGGCTCGCCGCGGCGGGCCGGGCGCTGTCCGACGGACTGCTGCAGCGGCGGCCGTACGACGAGGGTGCCGCGGTCCTCACCCTGCGCGGGCGGCTGCTGGCGGACGCGGTGGTCAGGGACCTGGTGGACTGA
- a CDS encoding nitronate monooxygenase encodes MSSALTDLCPHPIVQAPMAGGVSVPQLAAAVSEAGGLGFLAAGYKTADGMYEDIKQLRGLTGRPFGVNLFMPQPEYPGPGAGGTAGPAPHPPATVDVYAHQLAGEASWYETELGDPDSGRDDGYDAKLAVLLDNPVPVVSFHFGVPGPDTLESLRRVGTLTLATATTVEEALAVQRAGADAVIAQGVEAGGHQGTHRDLPEADGSGVGLLSLVAQVCETVDIPVVAAGGIMRGSQIAAVLAAGAVAAQLGTAFLATPESGANAVHKQALTNPLFVRTELTRAFSGRPARGLVNRFMREHGPYAPPAYPEIHHLTSPLRKAAAKAGDAQGMALWAGQGHRMARDLPAGRLVEVLAAELDAARTALSVFPAAGGDR; translated from the coding sequence ATGTCCTCCGCACTGACCGATCTCTGCCCTCATCCGATCGTGCAGGCCCCCATGGCGGGCGGCGTCTCCGTACCGCAGCTCGCCGCCGCCGTGTCCGAGGCGGGCGGGCTGGGTTTCCTGGCCGCCGGGTACAAGACCGCGGACGGGATGTACGAGGACATCAAGCAGCTGCGGGGGCTCACCGGCCGCCCGTTCGGCGTGAACCTCTTCATGCCGCAGCCGGAGTACCCCGGTCCCGGCGCGGGCGGCACGGCCGGTCCGGCCCCCCACCCGCCGGCCACCGTGGACGTCTACGCCCACCAGCTGGCGGGCGAGGCCTCCTGGTACGAGACCGAGCTCGGTGACCCGGACAGCGGCCGCGACGACGGCTACGACGCCAAGCTCGCGGTGCTGCTGGACAACCCGGTGCCGGTGGTCTCCTTCCACTTCGGCGTCCCGGGCCCGGACACCCTGGAGTCCCTGCGCCGCGTCGGCACCCTCACCCTGGCCACCGCGACCACCGTGGAGGAGGCACTCGCCGTGCAGCGGGCGGGCGCCGACGCGGTGATCGCCCAGGGCGTGGAGGCGGGTGGCCACCAGGGCACCCACCGTGACCTCCCGGAGGCGGACGGCTCCGGCGTCGGACTGCTGTCGCTGGTCGCCCAGGTGTGCGAGACCGTGGACATACCGGTCGTCGCCGCCGGCGGCATCATGCGCGGCAGCCAGATCGCCGCCGTGCTCGCCGCGGGCGCCGTCGCGGCCCAGCTCGGCACGGCGTTCCTCGCCACCCCCGAGTCCGGCGCGAACGCCGTGCACAAGCAGGCGCTGACCAATCCGCTGTTCGTCCGCACCGAGCTGACCCGCGCCTTCTCGGGCCGGCCGGCCCGCGGTCTGGTCAACCGCTTCATGCGCGAGCACGGCCCGTACGCGCCCCCCGCCTACCCCGAGATCCACCACCTGACCTCGCCGCTGCGCAAGGCGGCCGCCAAGGCGGGCGACGCGCAGGGCATGGCGCTGTGGGCCGGGCAGGGCCACCGGATGGCCCGCGACCTGCCGGCGGGACGGCTCGTCGAGGTACTGGCCGCCGAACTCGACGCCGCCAGGACAGCGTTGTCGGTGTTCCCGGCGGCGGGCGGGGACCGATGA
- the dnaJ gene encoding molecular chaperone DnaJ: MATDYYAVLGVRRDASQEEIKKAFRRLARELHPDVNPDPKTQERFKEINAAYEVLSDPQKKQVYDLGGDPLSQAGGAGAGGFGAGGFGNFSDIMDAFFGTASQRGPRSRTRRGQDAMIRLEIELDEAAFGTTKDIQVDTAIVCTTCNGEGAAPGTSAQTCDMCRGRGEVSQVTRSFLGQVMTSRPCPQCQGFGTVVPTPCPECAGDGRVRSRRTLTVKIPAGVDNGTRIQLAGEGEVGPGGGPAGDLYVEIHELPHSTFQRRGDDLHCTVTIPMTAASLGTKVPLETLDGMEEVDIRPGTQSGQSIPLHGRGITHLRGGGRGDLIVHVEVMTPSKLDPEQERLLRELAKLRGEERPTGQFQPGQQGLFSRLKDAFNGR; encoded by the coding sequence GTGGCCACGGACTACTACGCCGTTCTCGGCGTGCGCCGTGACGCGTCGCAGGAAGAGATCAAGAAGGCCTTCCGGCGGCTCGCTCGCGAGCTGCACCCGGACGTCAACCCGGACCCGAAGACCCAGGAGCGGTTCAAGGAGATCAACGCCGCCTACGAGGTGTTGTCGGATCCGCAGAAGAAGCAGGTCTACGACCTCGGCGGCGACCCCCTCTCGCAGGCGGGCGGCGCCGGCGCGGGCGGCTTCGGGGCCGGGGGCTTCGGGAACTTCTCGGACATCATGGACGCGTTCTTCGGTACGGCGTCCCAGCGGGGCCCGCGCTCGCGCACGCGGCGCGGCCAGGACGCGATGATCCGGCTGGAGATCGAGCTCGACGAGGCGGCCTTCGGCACCACGAAGGACATCCAGGTCGACACGGCGATCGTCTGCACCACCTGCAACGGTGAGGGCGCGGCGCCGGGCACCTCCGCCCAGACGTGTGACATGTGCCGCGGACGCGGTGAGGTGTCGCAGGTCACGCGGTCCTTCCTCGGCCAGGTCATGACCTCGCGGCCGTGCCCGCAGTGCCAGGGTTTCGGCACCGTGGTCCCCACTCCGTGTCCGGAGTGCGCGGGCGACGGGCGGGTGCGCTCGCGTCGGACGCTGACGGTGAAGATCCCCGCCGGTGTCGACAACGGCACCCGCATCCAGCTCGCGGGCGAGGGCGAGGTCGGCCCCGGCGGCGGTCCCGCCGGCGACCTCTACGTCGAGATCCACGAGCTGCCGCACTCGACCTTCCAGCGGCGCGGCGACGACCTGCACTGCACGGTCACCATCCCGATGACGGCGGCCTCCCTCGGCACCAAGGTGCCGCTGGAGACCCTCGACGGGATGGAGGAGGTCGACATCCGTCCGGGCACCCAGTCCGGCCAGTCGATCCCGCTGCACGGGCGTGGCATCACGCACCTGCGCGGCGGCGGACGCGGCGACCTGATCGTCCACGTCGAGGTCATGACCCCGAGCAAGCTGGACCCGGAGCAGGAGCGGCTGCTGCGGGAGCTCGCCAAGCTGCGCGGCGAGGAGCGGCCGACCGGGCAGTTCCAGCCGGGTCAGCAGGGGCTGTTCTCGCGGCTCAAGGACGCCTTCAACGGTCGTTGA
- a CDS encoding MBL fold metallo-hydrolase produces the protein MTVTWEELGWERLASGVGRCRLPGWDCTAGLVVGAGAALMVDAGSSLEEGGRLRARAAELAGGDVTHLALTHPHFDHVFGAAAFADAEVFGAVGVDTVLAHAGRAELRADAVRNGLDERAAGAAVDALAPPRHHVSGEWTLDLGGRQVLLANVGPGHTAHDLVVLVPGDPEVVFCGDLVEESGEPQAGPDAVPSRWPDALDRLLGLGGEDALYVPGHGAAVDASFVRAQRDALAARFGVSRGPS, from the coding sequence ATGACGGTGACTTGGGAAGAGCTGGGGTGGGAGCGGCTGGCGTCCGGGGTCGGGCGGTGCAGGCTGCCGGGATGGGACTGCACGGCGGGACTGGTCGTCGGGGCGGGCGCGGCCCTGATGGTGGACGCCGGGTCCAGCCTCGAGGAGGGCGGCCGGCTGCGGGCCCGGGCGGCGGAGCTGGCCGGCGGAGATGTGACCCATCTCGCGCTCACCCATCCCCACTTCGACCACGTCTTCGGGGCGGCCGCGTTCGCGGACGCGGAGGTGTTCGGCGCGGTGGGCGTCGACACGGTGCTCGCCCACGCGGGCCGGGCGGAGCTGCGCGCGGACGCGGTGCGCAACGGGCTGGACGAGCGGGCGGCGGGCGCGGCGGTGGACGCCCTCGCCCCGCCCCGGCACCACGTCAGCGGCGAGTGGACCCTCGACCTGGGCGGCCGGCAGGTCCTGCTGGCGAACGTGGGCCCCGGTCACACGGCCCACGACCTGGTGGTGCTGGTGCCAGGCGACCCGGAGGTCGTCTTCTGCGGCGACCTGGTCGAGGAGTCCGGAGAGCCGCAGGCGGGACCCGACGCCGTACCGTCGCGCTGGCCCGACGCCCTCGACCGGCTGCTGGGCCTCGGCGGCGAGGACGCGCTGTACGTGCCCGGCCACGGCGCCGCCGTGGACGCGTCGTTCGTGCGGGCGCAGCGGGACGCCCTGGCGGCCCGTTTCGGCGTGTCGCGGGGGCCGTCGTAG